CCCATGAGGGAAACGATTTTTCTCATGAGCAGGAGATGTACGAGGAAGACGGAACTGCGAGCTCCAAGAATATCGACATTAATTTATCTTTTACGATGACAGATTTATATATGGGTAAGAAGTTGAAGTTTGATTTAAAGAGACAGATTATATGTGGCAAGTGCCAAGGGTCTGGTTGgaaagcaaagaagaaaatacatGTTACGCACGAAATGGAATGTGAATCCTGCAGCGGGAAAGGTTCCAAAGAGCGTCTCAAGAGGTTTGGCCCCGGTTTGGTAGCATCACAGTGGGTCGTGTGTGAGAAATGTCACGGCAAGGGGAAGTACATGAAAAGGCCCAAGAACCCTAAGAACTTCTGCCCTGATTGTGAAAGTGTGGGGCTTCAATCTAAGAAGGAAGTCATCACTGTAAATGTGCCACCGGGCCACCATTTCAACGATGTTATCATCGTTAAGGGAATGGCAGACGAAGAAATCGACAAGGCTGTCTGCGGAGACTTGATCTTTCATCTCGTTGAGAAGCAAGAGGACCTGCAACAGAAGCAAATCTTGATGAAGATGTTCGGCGACGAAAACCTGCAAGATTTATACGTAAGCATTACGGTATCACTAAGTGAGGCGTTGACaggttttgaaaagtttctAACAAGAACGTTCGACAACAGATTGCTAACGTTGAGCATTAAACCGGGGAAAGTCATAAGACCTGGCGATATCATTAAAATCACCAGCGAAGGTTGGCCCATCCTGGACAACCCTCGTGGCCAATGCGGCGATCTGTACGTTTTCGTGGATATCGAATTCCCTCCAGATAATTGgttcaatgaaaaatcagAGCTACTTGCAATAAAGACGCACCTAccgtcgtcatcatctcGCCCCTCCAACATCACTGCAAATACCGGGAGCGACAACAGTCCGATTAACAACGAAACCGTATCGAACTTCCAGATCATCCACACAGATGATCTTCCTGAAGGAATGAAGGCGTTCAATCCCAAACCGCAAGCCTCAGCGCACCAGAAAGCAAGCAGTTCGTACTGCCCCATGCAATGATAGCACTACAACGTCAGTAAACAACTAtttaatgtttttttttcttcctatTTAGAAGGTTGTCCCacttgtatatatatatatatttgtagCATGCATTAAAGAATATAATCTCTCGCACctttaatgaaaagagaaaacgaATCCCAAAAGGGCCACACAGCGAAAAAAGGAGAGGCGAATCCTCCTGCAATAGAAACGGACCTGGATCAGGAATAACGATGATATCACAGGCCAACAGCCTGTTGCTGCCGTTCATAGACTCACTGCCGCTGCATCAGATAACTAAGACCGCGCTGACAACAAAGCTTGCAGAAATACACAGTGATTTCaagttcaaagaaataGCCGTGCCGCTAACCGAATCGCTGCAAGTGTACGAAAGGGCCCAGAGAGCGCAAGACCTGAGAACCAGTTTGAAGGCATTGGAGAGCATCGTCTATCAAACGCATTTCCAATGGAACAATCCCCGTCCAAGACATGCTCGCCTTTTTCAGAAGCACTACCATTTCCTGCTGAGCCATTGGCCCTTTGAAAACCACAGGTCTCTGGTTGATTCCATTCCCGCACAGAGCGGGAAACTGGTATCCATGGCCTCAAAGGGCAACTGGCTGAAGACAGACTGGACCACGCTGTTTCAAGTGAGAAATCCCTGGGTCCGCACACCACCACGACCAGCGTTGCCATCACCTTCATTAGTACAACACAGCATGGCAGACCTCGACGCTTTCACCGCAGAGAGGACCTTTCTGGTCAATTCCCTTGGAAACCACTACAAGTTCTTGAGAGCGAACAGTCAACTAAGCTACAACCATAAGAAATACCCCTCCCCTGGCGTCCAAATCCCCATTAGAAATGCCCTGGGCGAGATCTCCCCACCCAAGCAAATCTCTAAACTCTTTGCAAGACAATTGGCTCACATTTACACCAGTCTGTTTGTGGAGAACCCGCCGTTATCTGCTACGAACGAACTTGCGTTGATGACCGTCTTCCATGACGCCACCTTCGAGCGACGCCATACAAGATTCTACATGCGTGCTTGTGCAAGGGCATACACGATTTCGAACGCCGACTCTACTAGTGAGCCGTTGACGTTTCGTTGCACCCACTGGGGCGACTAGGGTGCCATAAGACTGCGAATACCATGGCACGTGCTACTGTGGCCGTGTCAGGTCACGTGCGCCGCCAGGTTTCGGCCACAGTTGTGGTTTGAAGccagaattgaaaaaaaatatcgtTGAAATAGTTACGGTCGGATAGCGTTTAGCGGTATAGTAGGAGCAGTTTTAGTCATAGTCCGTCGAGGGATGATCTGCCGTTTAGAGTTTCTCCGGCTCAACACTCTGcatgcatatatataccgAGACAATGCTTGAAGAAATTAGGCCCAAGCCAAGCCTGAAATTTAATgtcttttctattattcTCTCCTCTTGCCTTTATGTACACACACAGTAACAAAAAGTTATCCTAGTTATGCCAAGGGAAACACATTCGAGTATCGAAGAAGAGGTGGAAATCCCCGATTTTCAAGATAGCGCAACAGTTCCTGATCTTGATGACTTAGAGCTGGAGTACGACcaatacaaaaataatgaaaacaatggtCCCTTCAACGATAATGATCTGGAAAGCAATTCCGTTGCCAACCACAACACGGTGAGCAATTCGAAGGGCATTAATGGCTCGAAGGTCGAGTATTTTAACGCTTCGGATATCTCGTTGTATGACAATTCTGTTTCGCAGTTCGAAGAATCTACTGTGTCGTTCAAAGATTACTACGACCATAGTATACGTTCTCATCTTACTTTGAAAGGTGCTAGCGATTATCTTAAAAGCGTCTTTCCAATCATTAACTGGTTGCCACACTATAACGTTAGTTGGTTTATTGCAGATCTGATCGCGGGTATCACTATCGGCTGTGTTCTTGTGCCACAATCCATGTCGTATGCGCAAGTCGCCACATTGCCTGCACAGTACGGGCTGTACTCTTCATTTATTGGTGCCTATGCCTATGCGTTTTTTGCAACCTCCAAGGATGTTTGTATTGGACCCGTCGCCGTCATGTCCTTACAGACCGCCAAAGTGATTGCAGATGTCACATCCAGATACCCAGAAGGTGACACTACCATTACGGGTCCCATCATCGCCACGACATTGGCGTTATTGTGTGGGATTAtttctgctgctgttggTTTCTTACGTTTGGGGTTCCTTGTCGAAttcatttctttaaatGCTGTCGCTGGGTTTATGACCGGGTCTGCCTTTAACATTTTGTGGGGCCAAGTGCCAGCTCTTATGGGGTACAACAAATTGGTCAATACAAGAGTCGCCACTTATAAGATCGTGATAGACTCTTTGAAACATTTACCGGACACTACACTGGATGCTGTGTTTGGACTTATCCCacttttcattctttacACTTGGAAATGGTGGTGTGGTACATATGGTCCAAAGTTGAATGACAGATTCAATTCTAAAAGGCCAAGATTACACAAGATTGTCAAATGGACATATTTCTACGCACAGGCTTCTAGAAATggtattattatcattgtATTCACTTGTATTGCTTGGGCCATCACAAGAGGCAAATCTGCAGCTGACAGACCAATCAGTGTCCTGGGATCCGTTCCATCCGGTTTGAAAGAGGTCGGTGTCTTCCATGTTCCACCCGGACTGATGTCTA
This DNA window, taken from Saccharomyces eubayanus strain FM1318 chromosome XII, whole genome shotgun sequence, encodes the following:
- the GEP5 gene encoding Gep5p, with the protein product MISQANSLLLPFIDSLPLHQITKTALTTKLAEIHSDFKFKEIAVPLTESLQVYERAQRAQDLRTSLKALESIVYQTHFQWNNPRPRHARLFQKHYHFLLSHWPFENHRSLVDSIPAQSGKLVSMASKGNWLKTDWTTLFQVRNPWVRTPPRPALPSPSLVQHSMADLDAFTAERTFLVNSLGNHYKFLRANSQLSYNHKKYPSPGVQIPIRNALGEISPPKQISKLFARQLAHIYTSLFVENPPLSATNELALMTVFHDATFERRHTRFYMRACARAYTISNADSTSEPLTFRCTHWGD
- the XDJ1 gene encoding Xdj1p — protein: MSGSDSKDRLYDVLGVTREASVQEIKTAYRKLALKHHPDKSVDQDSKEVNEIKFKEITAAYDILSDPEKKSHYDLYGDDNGTGGGGGDEFGDDDFMNFFNNFFNNGAHEGNDFSHEQEMYEEDGTASSKNIDINLSFTMTDLYMGKKLKFDLKRQIICGKCQGSGWKAKKKIHVTHEMECESCSGKGSKERLKRFGPGLVASQWVVCEKCHGKGKYMKRPKNPKNFCPDCESVGLQSKKEVITVNVPPGHHFNDVIIVKGMADEEIDKAVCGDLIFHLVEKQEDLQQKQILMKMFGDENLQDLYVSITVSLSEALTGFEKFLTRTFDNRLLTLSIKPGKVIRPGDIIKITSEGWPILDNPRGQCGDLYVFVDIEFPPDNWFNEKSELLAIKTHLPSSSSRPSNITANTGSDNSPINNETVSNFQIIHTDDLPEGMKAFNPKPQASAHQKASSSYCPMQ